The nucleotide sequence GCCGTCTGGAGCAGGAGCTGGTGTTCATCGCCCAGCGGCTCGACGTGGACGAGGAGCTGGAGCGCCTGGACAGTCACCTGGCCGAGCTGGACGGCATCCTCGGTGCCGGCGAGCCCGTCGGGCGGCGGCTCGACTTCCTCATGCAGGAGCTGAACCGTGAGGCCAATACCCTGGCCTCCAAGGCCTCCGACGCCGAGACCACGCGTCACGGCGTGGAGATGAAGGTGCTCATCGAGCAGATGCGCGAACAGATTCAGAACCTGGAATGACTGGCACGCTCTACATCGTCTCCGCCGCCTCCGGGGCGGGCAAGACCTCGCTGCTGCGCGCGCTGGTGCGTGACGAGCCGCGCCTGGTGGTGTCCGTCTCCCACACGACACGCGCGCCACGATCCGGCGAGCGGGACGGGGTGGACTACCATTTCACCGACGAGCCGGGCTTCCGCGCGCTGGTGGCCGAGGGTGCCTTCCTCGAGCATGCCGAGGTGTTTGGCCGCTGCTACGGTACGACCCGCGCGGCAGTCGAGCGCGAGCTCGCCGCCGGGCGTGACGTGGTGCTGGAGATCGACTGGCAGGGCGCGCAGCAGGTGCGCGCGCGCATGCCGGAGGCGGTTTCGGTGTTCATCCTTCCGCCGTCGCGGGCCGAGCTGGAGCGGCGCCTGCGCGGCCGCGGCCAGGACAGCGAGACGGTGATCGCCCGGCGGCTGCAGGAGGCGGTCGCGGAGATGAGCCACTACGACGAGTACGACTATCTCGTCATCAACGACCGTTTCGATCAGGCGCTGGAGGATCTGCGAGCCATCGTACGCGGCCGCCGGCTGCGGCTCGAGGCCCAGCGCGAGCGACATTCGGGGGTGCTTCGGGAGCTGCTCGGAGCCCGGGACTAGCCGTCGCCACCACTGTCGCTTTCTCGGCAGGCCGCTTTCAGGGTAGAATCAGAGGGCTATCACACCGAACCCCTGCGGAGGCCCCTGCATGGCGCGCGTTACGGTCGAAGACTGCCTCGAAACCATCGACAACCGCTTTGAGCTCGTGCTCGCGGCGACCCGCCGTTCCCGCCAGATCGCCCGCGGCGCCCAGCCGTTCGTCGACTGGGAGAACGACAAGCCCACCGTCGTCGCCCTGCGCGAGATCGCCGATCGCCATGTGACCCGGGACATCCTGCGCGTGGAGGCCGAGGCTGCCGAGGCGCTGGAAGCGCTCGAGGAGAGCGGCGAGGGCGATGCCGACGCGGCCATCGAGTCGCCTACGGCATCGGCCTCTCCCGCTGGCGGGGACGAGGGCGAGCCCCGCGAGTGATCGTCTGTCCATGGCGAGCGGCGATGCGGTAGTCACCCGGGGGAGCACCGGCATCGAGCCCTCGTCGCGGGCGGCGGATCTCTGTTCCCTGCTCGAGGACTACCTGGACCCGCATCAGGTCCAGAAGGTCTATCAGGCCTACCAGTTCGGCGCCGCGGCCCATGAGGGGCAGCGGCGCCTGTCGGGCGAGCCCTACATTACGCACCCGCTGGCGGTGGCCAAGCTTCTCGCCGAGATGCGCATGGACACGGAGAGCCTGTGCGCGGCCATTCTGCACGACGTCATCGAGGACACCCCCACCGCCAAGGCGGAGATCGCCGAGCGCTTCGGCGAGGAGGTAGCCCAGCTCGTCGACGGCGTCTCCAAGCTCACCCAGATCAACTTCCGCAGTAAGGCGGAGGCGCAGGCGGAGAACTTCCGCAAGATGGTGCTCGCGATGTCCCAGGACATCCGCGTCATCCTGATCAAGCTCGCCGACCGCCTGCACAACATGCGCACCATCTGGGTGATGCCGCCGAACAAGCGCTGGCGCATTGCCCGCGAGACGCTGGAGATCTACGCCCCCATCGCCCAGCGCCTCGGCATCAACACCCTGCGCGTTGAGCTGGAGGATCTCGGCTTCGCCGCGCTCTATCCGATGCGCTACCGGGTGCTGAAGGAGAAGGTCCGGCGCCAGCGCGGCTCGCGCAAGGAGCTGCTCGGCAAGGTGCGCAGCGCGCTGGAGCAGCGCCTCGAGGAGGCCGGGATCCAGGCCCACGTCATCGGCCGCGAGAAGCACCTCTGGAGCATCTACCAGAAGATGCGCGCCAAGCACGCGAGCTTCCAGGACATCTTCGATGTCTATGGCTTCCGTGTGATCGTCGCGGACGTGGATACCTGCTACCGGGTGCTCGGCCAGCTGCACGGGCTCTACAAGCCGCTGCCCGGGCGCATCAAGGACTACATCGCCATCCCCAAGGCGAACGGCTACCAGAGCCTGCACACCACGCTGCTCGGCCCCCGCCGGATCCGGGTCGAGGTCCAGATCCGGACCGCCGAGATGGACAAGGTGGCCGAGGCCGGCATCGCCGCCCACTGGCTATACAAGGATTCCGAGACCGCCAGCAGCGTCGCCCAGGCCCGGGCACGGGAGTGGGTGCGCGGGCTCATGGAGATGCAGAAGAGCGCCGGCAACTCGCTCGAGTTCATCGAGCACGTCAAGATCGACCTGCTGCCGGACGAGGTCTACGTGTTCACCCCGAGCGGCGACATCATGGAGCTGCCCAAGGGGGCCACGGTGGTGGACTTTGCCTATGCCGTGCACTCGGACATCGGCGACTCCTGCATCGCCGCCATGGTGGACCACCGCCTCGCGCCCCTGCGCACCCCCCTCGAGACCGGGCAGACCGTGGAGATCATCACCGCCCCGGTGGCGCGGCCCAATCCGGCCTGGCTGGATTTCGTGGTCACCGCCAAGGCCCGCGCCGCCATTCGCCACAGCCTCAAGCGCCTGCGCGGCGAGGAGGCCGTAGCCCTCGGCCGGCGGCTGGTGGCCCAGGCGCTGGAGGCCATGGCGCTGCGCCTGGAGGACGTGGGCGGCGAGCAGGTGGAGCGCGCGCTGGAGGCGCTCGGGGCGGAGAGTCTGGAGCAGGTGTTCGAACAGGTGGGGCTCGGCCAGCGCATGCCCTGGCTGGTGGCCCAGCGCCTCTCCGGGGCCACCGCGGTGAGCGCCGAGCAGCCGGGAGACGGCGGCCCGGGCCCGCTCACCATCCGCGGCTCCGAGGGCGCGGTGGTGACCTTCGCCCGCTGCTGCCGGCCGATCCCCGGCGACCCGATCGTCGGCTTCGCCAGCGCCGGGCGCGGCGTGGTGATCCACCATCAGGCCTGCCACAACATCCGCGAGTACCGGAATCACCCCGAGAAATGGCTGGACGTGCAGTGGGATGCCGCCGCCGCCGGCGAGTACCCGGCGGCGATCGCCGTGGACGTGGTCAACCGTCGCGGGGTGCTGGCTGACGTCGCGGCCGCGGTGTCGGACCTGGACTCGAACATCGAGGCGGTGGAGATCGAGGAGAAGGAAGGGATGATCGCCACCATCCGGATCACCCTCAGCGTCCGCAACCGCGCCCACCTCGCCCGCATCATGCGCCGCCTGCGCGGGCTCTCGGCGGTGCTCCGGATCAACCGCCGGCGCGGCTGACGCCGGCGCTGGCCGCGCCGGAGTTCAAAGTTCAAAGTTCAAGGTCCAAAGTATGAGAGGGCTACTGCCGAGGGCGGAACGCGCTAGCCAAAGCTCGGCCGCGAAGAGTGCCCCCGCCGGTGATGGGGGTGGCTTTGAACTTTGAACCTTGAACTTGTAACTCGGAGCAACGCGACGTGCGCACGACCATTCAGACCGACCAGGCCCCCGCAGCCATCGGACCCTACTCGCAGGGCGTTCGGGTGGGCGATCTGGTGTTCCTGTCGGGGCAGATCCCGCTCGACCCGATCACCATGAGCCTGGCGGGGGAGGACGTCGACACCCAGACCCGGCGGGTGTTCGACAACCTCGAGGCCGTCTGTCAGGCGGCGGGCGGGGGGCTGGACGATATCGTCAAGCTCAGCATCTTCCTCACCGACCTCGGCCACTTCGCCACGGTCAACGGGATCATGGCCGAGTACTTCGCCGAGCCCTATCCGGCGCGGGCGGCGATTGGCGTCGCGGCCCTGCCGAAGGGGGCCATGGTCGAGGTGGAGGCCATCATGAGCCTCGCCGGTCGCGACTGAAGGCGCAGTGACCATGGCGGTGGCCAGGGACGGCACGCCCCTCGAGCGGCTCCCCGGCATCGGGCCCCGGCTCGGCGAACGGCTCGGCCGACTGGGGATCACCCGGGTCGAGGACCTGCCGTTCCATCTCCCCCTGCGCTATGAGGACCGCTCCCGCTGCGTGCGCCTCGGTGAGCTGCGTCCGGGCGAGAGCGTGCTCGCGGAGGGCGAGATCACCGCGGCCGAGGTCGTGGCCGGCCGGCGGCGTCGGCTGGTGTGCCGACTTGCCGACGGCAGCGGGTCGCTGGAGCTGGTGTTCTTCCACTTCTTCGGCGCCCACCGCCAGCGGCTGACCCGGGGCGCCCGGGTACGGGTGTTCGGCGAGGTCCGTCCCGGTCCGGTGATGCTGCAGATGGTGCACCCCGAGTGGGAGGTCGTGGCGGCGGACGCGCCGCCGCCGGCTGGCGGCCTCACGCCCTGCTATCCGGCCACCGAGGGCGTTACCCAGCAGCAGCTGCGGCGGGCCGTGACAGGCGCCCTGGAGAGCGCGGAGGCGGTCCGGGACTGGCTGCCTTCGGCCCTCGTCCAGCGCCAGCAGCTACCGGACCTCGCCACCGCGCTGGCCACCGTGCACGCGCCGCCGATCGAGGCGGACACGCGGGCGCTGCTCGAGGGCCGTCACCCGGCGGTCCGCCGGCTCGCCTTCGAGGAGCTGCTCGCCCACCGCCTCAGCCTGCTGCGCCTGCGCCGGGCCCACCAGGCCGCCCGCCCGGCGCCGGTGCTGGCCGGCGGTGAGGACCGCCACGCCGCACTGCTCCAGCGGCTGGGCTTCGCGCTCACCGACGCCCAGTCCCGGGTCCGGCGCGAGATCGCCGCCGACCTGGCGAGCGAGCAGCCGACGCTGCGCCTGGTACAGGGAGATGTCGGCTCCGGCAAGACCGTGGTCGCGGCGCTGGCTGCCCTCACCGCCGTCGCGAGCGGGCACCAGGCCGCGGTGATGGCGCCGACGGAGCTGCTCGCCGAACAGCACTTCCGCAACTTCCGCGACTGGCTGGAGCCGCTTGGGGTGCGCGTGGCCTGGGTGAGCGGGCGACTGTCCGCGGCGCGCCGGCGCGAGACCCTGGCCGCGCTGGCCGAGGGTGAGGCCCAGGTGGTGATCGGCACCCACGCCCTGTTCCAGGAGGGCGTTCGCTTTGCCCGGCTGGGGCTGGTGGTGGTGGACGAGCAGCACCGCTTCGGCGTGCACCAGCGCCTCGCCCTGCGGGACAAGGGCGATGACGGCCGCACCCAGCCCCACCAGCTGGTGATGACCGCAACCCCCATTCCGCGCACCCTGGCGATGACGGCCTATGCGGATCTGGACGTGTCCGTCATCGACGAGCTGCCGCCGGGCCGCCAGCCGGTGACCACGGTGGCAATCCCGGACAGCCGGCGGGCGGAGGTGGTGGAGCGCGTGCGCGCCGCCTGCGCCGAGGGGCGGCAGGCGTACTGGGTGTGCACGCTGGTGGAAAGCTCCGAGCTGCTGGAAGCCGAGGCTGCGGAGGCGACCGCGGAGCGTCTGCGCGAGAGCCTGCCGGAGCTGCGGGTGGGCCTGGTGCACGGCCGTGTGAAGGCCTCGGACAAGGAGGCGGTGATGGCCGCCTTCGAGGCTGGCGAGCTGGATCTGCTGGTGGCGACGACGGTTATCGAGGTGGGTGTGAACGTGCCCAATGCCTCGCTGATGATCATCGAGAACCCCGAGCGCCTCGGCCTCGCCCAGTTGCACCAGCTGCGCGGTCGCGTCGGCCGTGGCGATGCGCAGAGCAGCTGCGTGCTGCTCTACCACGGCCCGCTCACCGAGACGGCCCGGGCGCGCCTCGGCGTGCTCCGGGAGAGCAACGACGGCTTCCGCATCGCCCGCCGCGACCTCGAGCTCCGCGGCCCTGGCGAGCTGCTCGGCACCCGCCAGACCGGCGCCCTGGAGTACCGCATCGCCGACCTCCACCGCGATGCGGACCTGATCGACGCCGTCCAGGCGGAGGCCGACGCCCTCCTGGACGACTACCCCGAGGCCGCCGCCGCCCTCATCCGCCGCTGGGTCGGCGAAGGTGAGCGCTACGCGCAGGTGTAGGTTTCCGGCTCCGCGTGCTGAGCGCGCGCGGCCCATGCTCCGCGACGTCGCGGCGTATCCACCCGTGGTGCCCGGGCCTGGAGTCGTGTGCCTCCCGACGGGACACGGCATGAATACATCCGTGTAGCCTCCACTGCGGCATCCCTGCCGCAGAGGGCCCCGTCGGGAGGCACACGACTCCAGACCTTCCGGCGTTTGGGGCAGCCGCCGCGTTCTGGGTCCCGTAGATACTCCCTTGCCGGGTCAAGCCTTCTGCATGTGGTTTCTGCTGAACAGCTGGCTGCTATCGAAGGGCTGCTGTGTTTTGAAGCAGGCCCAGATGCCGGTGAGGTACTTGCGCATGACCGCGCAGATGGCCTGGATGCGCTTTTTGCCGCGGGCGATGAGCGCCTCGTAGAAGGCCTTGGCGTAGGGATCATTTTGGATGGCGACCATGGCCGGCATGAACAGCGCCGCGCGCAGGTAGGCATTGCCGGCCTTGCTGAGCCGTCCGGGTCTGGCGACGCTGGTACCGGATTGGTTGAGGCGCACGTCGAGCCCGGCGTGGCGGGCGACCTGCTTGGCCTTGAGCTGCTCGGGCAGCGTGCAGAGCTCGGCGATGAGCGTGATGGCGCTGACCTCGCCGACGCCGACGGCGGCGGTGAGGGCGCGGAACTGCGCCTGGAGGGTGGCATCGGCGTTGATCAGCTCGAGTGCCGCGGCGCGCAGGCGCTCGATGCGCCGATCGAGCGCGGCGATGCCCTCGCGCTCGTCGTCGATGACCAGCGCCGGCGTGGCCTGCTTGGCGCCGAGGGCGTGGAGGCGGTTCTTCGCCTGGGTGCGCTCGCCGACGAGGCGGTTGACCTGGCGGCCGAGCTCGCGCAGGGCAAGGGCGCTCTCGCGCGGGGGCTGCCACAGGGGCGGGTGCATGCACTCGGCGTAGTCGGCGAGCAGCGCGGCGTCGATGGGATCGGTCTTCGAGCCGGTGAGCTTGAGCTCGGCGAAGTGCTTGAACGCGCGCGGGTTGATCACGCACACGGGCAGCCCCGCCTGGTGCAGCGCGAGGGCGAGATCGAGGAAGTACACGCCGGTGGCCTCGAGCACGATGCGCTCGGGGGCGAGGCGCTGGAGGTGGGCGATGGCGTGGCGATGGCCCTGCGGGGTCTGCTCGAAGCGCTTCGAGGGGCTGTGGCGCCCGGCCTTGCGCGTGACCAGCTCGAAGCTTGCAGCGGCGATATCGACCCCGACGTTGCACATCCTCTTGGCCTCCTGAACGTGACTGAGAGAGACTGGCTACCAGGCTCCCCGACCTCGCAGTTGTTGCCGCTTCGACCTTGTGATGCGAAGTCCAGCACGGCTGGCTTCCGGATACTCCTCGAAGTGGGCAATGAGGCGGGGAGCCGCTCTACGGACGAGGTCAGTCGGCGACTGCCTCCAGGTCGGCGCGGCTTCCCCGGTAACCGGTTCGTGAAGCCCGAAAAGCTTCAAGCGCAGCATACAAGGTCGGCAAGCGCGCAGCGCTCGCCGACAGCCGCGCTCAGCGCGGCTCGGGGATTCGCCTGCCGGCGTGTCGGCGAGCGCTGTGCGCTTGCCGACCTACAGCTGGCTGGACACGGCCGCTCCGCTCTGCCCGGCACCACCACAATCGGCAGGCGGCGGCGTGGCGGAAATCTGTCTGCCTCGCGCCGGTGCGGCCGAGGCATCGCTCGTTATCCATTGGATTCCCAGCGCCGGGATTGCCACGGATGGATCTCTGGTAGCGGCCCGGGCGGCACCAAAACCGTCGGCGCAATGGCACAATGCGCGCGTCGTCACGATGCGAGGTGCGTGTTGCGCGAACGGGGAGCCCGCTGCTGGCGGCCGCCGACGGTGCCGGCGGGGGCGCCGGTGCCGGGGCCGCTGCGACCCTGGCTGAACGAGCCCGGCTCACTGACCCGGCGGCTGCGACATCTGGCTGGCGAGGACTTCAGCGTCCGGGTCTGTACCGAGCGCTGGGGGAGGCCGTGGCTCGATGAGCGCCGGCGACTGGGGCTGGAGCCGCGGCGGCGAGCCTGGTTGCGGGAGGTGGTCCTGGGTTGCGGGCAGCAGCCCTGGATCGTGGCGCGCAGCGTGATGCCCGAGCCGACCCTGCGCGGGCCCTTGCGGCGGCTGCGCGGCCTCGGGCCGCGGCCACTCGGGAGCGTGCTGTTTGGGCATTATGCCGTGGTGCGCGGGCCCATCGAGCTGGCGCGGCTTGACGAGGGCGACGCCCTCGCCGCGCGGGCGGCCGGTTTTGGCGGCGAGCCGGGGGAGTGGGCGCGCCGCTCGGTGTTCCGTATCGGCGGCCGGCCGCTGCTGGTCACCGAGGTGTTTCTGCCGTCCCTGCTGGAGGCCTGTCGACGATGGCCGTGACCGCTGACCGCCTCACCGACCGTCTCGCCGACTACGCGCGGCTGACCCGCCTGGACCGGCCCATCGGCAACTTCCTGCTGCTCTGGCCCATGCTCTGGGCGCTGTGGCTCGCCGCCGAAGGGCCGCCACGGCCGTTGGTGCTGGCGGTGTTCGTGGCCGGCGTCGTCGTCATGCGTGCCGCCGGCTGCGTGATCAACGACTACGCGGACCGCCACTTCGACCGCCACGTCAAGCGCACCCGGGACCGCCCGCTCACCACGGGGCGCGTCAGCGAGCGGGAGGCGCTGTCGCTGTTCGTGCTGCTGTGCCTGGTGGCCTTCGGGCTGGTGACACTCATGAATCCCCTGACCGTGGCCCTGTCCCTCGGCGGAGTGGCGCTGGCCGCGACCTACCCGTTCATGAAGCGCTACACCCATCTGCCCCAGGTCCACCTGGGCGCGGCCTTCGGCTGGGCGATTCCCATGGGGTTCGCTGCTCAGACCAACAGCGTGCCCCCGCTCGCCTGGCTGGTGTTCACCGCCGCCGTGGTCTGGGCGACGATCTACGACACCCAGTACGCCATGGTCGACCGCGACGACGATCTGAAGATCGGTATCAAGTCCACGGCGATCCTGTTCGGCGAACACGACCGGCTGATGATCGCCGTGCTGCAGGGGCTGATGACGCTGACCCTCATCGCCATCGGCGTGCGTGCCGATCTCGGTCCCGCCTACTTCGGCGCCCTGGTGCCGGCGACGATGCTGTTCGCCTGGCAGCAATGGCTCATTCGCGACCGCAGCCGCGACGGCTGCTTCCGAGCCTTCCTGAACAACAACGTCTACGGCGGCGTCGTGTTCATCGGGATTCTGCTGCATTACCTGTACGCCGCCTGACGGCGGCAGTTGCAAGTTGCAAGTAACAAGTGACAAGGGGGCCTCGCCGCCAAGGCCCAACCGCCGGCACGACAGGGTCCTCTCGCTTGCAACTTGTCACTTGCCGCTTGCCACTACGCCGCGCGACGCGCGGCGTTACGCCCTCGCCAGCACCATCAGGTCGACGCGTTCGACGCCCTTGGCGAGCAGGGCGCGGGCCAGCTCGCGGGCGCTGGCGCCGGTGGTGAGGACGTCGTCCACGAGGGTGATCGCCGGCGGCAGCGGGCGGTCGGTGACGGCGAAGGCGCCACGGACGTTGCGGCGGCGGGCGCCGGCGTCGAGGCCGCTCTGGGCGGCGGTGTTGCGCGTACGGCGGACGAGGTCCGCCGCCACGGGCGGGCCCAGCCTGCGGGCGAGCTCCAGTGCCTGGTCGAAGCCGCGCTCCCGGCGCCGCGCGGGATGCAGTGGCATCGGCACCAGTACGGCGGGCGGCGGCACGCGCTCCGCCAGGGTCTGCGCGGCCAGATCGGCGAGGAGTCGGCCGGCGGCCAGGTCGCCATGGAACTTGAAGGCGCGGATCAGCGTGGCGACCTGACCGGCGTAATGCCACAGAGCATGGCTGCGGGTGATCGGCGGCGGCCGCCGCTGGCAGCGCCCGCACTGCAGGGACTCAGCGACGAGCGGCAGGGCGCAGGTCCGGCACGCCGGGCCGAGCCAGGGCAGCTCCGCCCGGCAGCCGGCACAGATCTCCGGCCCCGGCGCCGGCCCGGCACAGAGGCGGCAATGGCCCGCCAGCAGCAGGAAGGGCCAGCGGTCGCCGGGCCCGTAGCGACGCCACCGGGGCCCGCGTCGACTGCGAAGTCGAAGCATCGTCCGGCGCTCCTTGCCGAATAACGGCGAATCCTTTGCACGCTCCGATGACCAGGCATCGTGTCACCTAGCGTAGCCGAACGCGCTGCCGTGAGACACTTCCGTCCGCGCCCTTGCGGGCACTGTGGCACCCTTTCGCGAAGATGCGGGTCGAACCCCACGGACGGATTGCCCGCAGCCCATGGGCACGCTCGTTGTCACGCGTGCGGCCTCGCGGCTACGGGCTGCACGCGCGGCGAGGACGCCGGAATCAAACGAGCAGTCTGAAAGGTGGACGGATGAGCCAGCGTGAAGAGCCTTTTGCCCTGGATGTGAGGGCCCAGCGGCGCGGGCTTGCCGCTGCCGTGGAGAGCCATGAGGGCGCGGCCGTGCTGCAGCGCGAGGTCACCGCCCGGCTGCTCGAGCGCCTGGATTTCATCCGGCTGGACCCCGCCGACATCCTCGAGCTCGGCTGCGGCCCCGGGGGCAACACACGCGCCCTGCGCCGGCGCTATCCGAAGGCGCGGCAGGTGGGCCTGGAGCTGGTGCCGGGAATGGCGCGCGCGGCGCGGCGGCGCTCGCCCTGGCGGCGGCGCCTGCAGGCCGTGAGCGCCGGCTACGAGCAGCTCCCCTTTGCCGGCGACAGCTTCGATCTGGTGTTCTCCAGCCTGGCGCTGCATCGCTCCCGGGATCTGCGGACGACCGTGCGGGAGCTGCAGCGCATCCTCCGCCCCGGGGGCGTGCTCATGTTCGCCACCTATGGCCCGGATACGCTGGACGAGCTGCGCGCGGCGTGGGCGGCCGCGGACCCGCACGTGCACGTGCAGCGATTCGTGGACATGCACGACATCGGTGACGCCCTGGTGGGGGCACGGCTGGCCGATCCGGTGATGGACATGGAGCATTTCACCCTGACCTACCCGAACCTGCGCGGCCTTGTCGCCGATCTGCGCGCGCTCGGCGAGCGCAACGTCCTGCGCGGGCGCAATCCGGGGCTGACCACACCGCGGCGCTGGCGCCGCATGGAGGCGGCCTACGAGATGCGGCGCGACGCCGACGGCCGCCTCCCGGCGACCTGGGAGATCGCCTACGGACATGCCTGGGGCACGGATGCGCAGCCGCAAACCCACGGTCCCGAGGGCGAGGTCCGCGTCGCCCTGGGAGGGGTCAGCATCCCGCGCCGGGGCCGCGGAGACGGCCCGCGAACGGAACCGGGCGCCCGCGGTGGCGGTCGGTAGAAAAGCGCTGATCGATTCCCGCGGGCCTTTACGCTCTGGAGCGCCTTTCGGGGCCGCAGGTCGCGCGCGCAGCCCGCGTTGCGCTGCCTGACCGTACCCCCGGTACAGCGCGGTACAGCGCGCCTTGCCTGCACACGCGACCTGCGGCCGGAGGCCCACGGGAATCGATCAGCACTTCCCTGGGCGGGGCAGGCAGCTTTCCTCGCCCTGGCGACTCCTCTACACTAGCGACCGGCCTGAGCGGCGCGGAGAGCGCCGCATGCGGCCCGGGAGGT is from Spiribacter halobius and encodes:
- the gmk gene encoding guanylate kinase — translated: MTGTLYIVSAASGAGKTSLLRALVRDEPRLVVSVSHTTRAPRSGERDGVDYHFTDEPGFRALVAEGAFLEHAEVFGRCYGTTRAAVERELAAGRDVVLEIDWQGAQQVRARMPEAVSVFILPPSRAELERRLRGRGQDSETVIARRLQEAVAEMSHYDEYDYLVINDRFDQALEDLRAIVRGRRLRLEAQRERHSGVLRELLGARD
- the rpoZ gene encoding DNA-directed RNA polymerase subunit omega yields the protein MARVTVEDCLETIDNRFELVLAATRRSRQIARGAQPFVDWENDKPTVVALREIADRHVTRDILRVEAEAAEALEALEESGEGDADAAIESPTASASPAGGDEGEPRE
- the spoT gene encoding bifunctional GTP diphosphokinase/guanosine-3',5'-bis pyrophosphate 3'-pyrophosphohydrolase, coding for MASGDAVVTRGSTGIEPSSRAADLCSLLEDYLDPHQVQKVYQAYQFGAAAHEGQRRLSGEPYITHPLAVAKLLAEMRMDTESLCAAILHDVIEDTPTAKAEIAERFGEEVAQLVDGVSKLTQINFRSKAEAQAENFRKMVLAMSQDIRVILIKLADRLHNMRTIWVMPPNKRWRIARETLEIYAPIAQRLGINTLRVELEDLGFAALYPMRYRVLKEKVRRQRGSRKELLGKVRSALEQRLEEAGIQAHVIGREKHLWSIYQKMRAKHASFQDIFDVYGFRVIVADVDTCYRVLGQLHGLYKPLPGRIKDYIAIPKANGYQSLHTTLLGPRRIRVEVQIRTAEMDKVAEAGIAAHWLYKDSETASSVAQARAREWVRGLMEMQKSAGNSLEFIEHVKIDLLPDEVYVFTPSGDIMELPKGATVVDFAYAVHSDIGDSCIAAMVDHRLAPLRTPLETGQTVEIITAPVARPNPAWLDFVVTAKARAAIRHSLKRLRGEEAVALGRRLVAQALEAMALRLEDVGGEQVERALEALGAESLEQVFEQVGLGQRMPWLVAQRLSGATAVSAEQPGDGGPGPLTIRGSEGAVVTFARCCRPIPGDPIVGFASAGRGVVIHHQACHNIREYRNHPEKWLDVQWDAAAAGEYPAAIAVDVVNRRGVLADVAAAVSDLDSNIEAVEIEEKEGMIATIRITLSVRNRAHLARIMRRLRGLSAVLRINRRRG
- a CDS encoding RidA family protein, whose protein sequence is MRTTIQTDQAPAAIGPYSQGVRVGDLVFLSGQIPLDPITMSLAGEDVDTQTRRVFDNLEAVCQAAGGGLDDIVKLSIFLTDLGHFATVNGIMAEYFAEPYPARAAIGVAALPKGAMVEVEAIMSLAGRD
- the recG gene encoding ATP-dependent DNA helicase RecG; translated protein: MAVARDGTPLERLPGIGPRLGERLGRLGITRVEDLPFHLPLRYEDRSRCVRLGELRPGESVLAEGEITAAEVVAGRRRRLVCRLADGSGSLELVFFHFFGAHRQRLTRGARVRVFGEVRPGPVMLQMVHPEWEVVAADAPPPAGGLTPCYPATEGVTQQQLRRAVTGALESAEAVRDWLPSALVQRQQLPDLATALATVHAPPIEADTRALLEGRHPAVRRLAFEELLAHRLSLLRLRRAHQAARPAPVLAGGEDRHAALLQRLGFALTDAQSRVRREIAADLASEQPTLRLVQGDVGSGKTVVAALAALTAVASGHQAAVMAPTELLAEQHFRNFRDWLEPLGVRVAWVSGRLSAARRRETLAALAEGEAQVVIGTHALFQEGVRFARLGLVVVDEQHRFGVHQRLALRDKGDDGRTQPHQLVMTATPIPRTLAMTAYADLDVSVIDELPPGRQPVTTVAIPDSRRAEVVERVRAACAEGRQAYWVCTLVESSELLEAEAAEATAERLRESLPELRVGLVHGRVKASDKEAVMAAFEAGELDLLVATTVIEVGVNVPNASLMIIENPERLGLAQLHQLRGRVGRGDAQSSCVLLYHGPLTETARARLGVLRESNDGFRIARRDLELRGPGELLGTRQTGALEYRIADLHRDADLIDAVQAEADALLDDYPEAAAALIRRWVGEGERYAQV
- a CDS encoding IS110 family transposase, with amino-acid sequence MCNVGVDIAAASFELVTRKAGRHSPSKRFEQTPQGHRHAIAHLQRLAPERIVLEATGVYFLDLALALHQAGLPVCVINPRAFKHFAELKLTGSKTDPIDAALLADYAECMHPPLWQPPRESALALRELGRQVNRLVGERTQAKNRLHALGAKQATPALVIDDEREGIAALDRRIERLRAAALELINADATLQAQFRALTAAVGVGEVSAITLIAELCTLPEQLKAKQVARHAGLDVRLNQSGTSVARPGRLSKAGNAYLRAALFMPAMVAIQNDPYAKAFYEALIARGKKRIQAICAVMRKYLTGIWACFKTQQPFDSSQLFSRNHMQKA
- a CDS encoding chorismate--pyruvate lyase family protein, encoding MRERGARCWRPPTVPAGAPVPGPLRPWLNEPGSLTRRLRHLAGEDFSVRVCTERWGRPWLDERRRLGLEPRRRAWLREVVLGCGQQPWIVARSVMPEPTLRGPLRRLRGLGPRPLGSVLFGHYAVVRGPIELARLDEGDALAARAAGFGGEPGEWARRSVFRIGGRPLLVTEVFLPSLLEACRRWP
- the ubiA gene encoding 4-hydroxybenzoate octaprenyltransferase, with the translated sequence MAVTADRLTDRLADYARLTRLDRPIGNFLLLWPMLWALWLAAEGPPRPLVLAVFVAGVVVMRAAGCVINDYADRHFDRHVKRTRDRPLTTGRVSEREALSLFVLLCLVAFGLVTLMNPLTVALSLGGVALAATYPFMKRYTHLPQVHLGAAFGWAIPMGFAAQTNSVPPLAWLVFTAAVVWATIYDTQYAMVDRDDDLKIGIKSTAILFGEHDRLMIAVLQGLMTLTLIAIGVRADLGPAYFGALVPATMLFAWQQWLIRDRSRDGCFRAFLNNNVYGGVVFIGILLHYLYAA
- a CDS encoding ComF family protein; its protein translation is MLRLRSRRGPRWRRYGPGDRWPFLLLAGHCRLCAGPAPGPEICAGCRAELPWLGPACRTCALPLVAESLQCGRCQRRPPPITRSHALWHYAGQVATLIRAFKFHGDLAAGRLLADLAAQTLAERVPPPAVLVPMPLHPARRRERGFDQALELARRLGPPVAADLVRRTRNTAAQSGLDAGARRRNVRGAFAVTDRPLPPAITLVDDVLTTGASARELARALLAKGVERVDLMVLARA
- a CDS encoding methyltransferase domain-containing protein — translated: MSQREEPFALDVRAQRRGLAAAVESHEGAAVLQREVTARLLERLDFIRLDPADILELGCGPGGNTRALRRRYPKARQVGLELVPGMARAARRRSPWRRRLQAVSAGYEQLPFAGDSFDLVFSSLALHRSRDLRTTVRELQRILRPGGVLMFATYGPDTLDELRAAWAAADPHVHVQRFVDMHDIGDALVGARLADPVMDMEHFTLTYPNLRGLVADLRALGERNVLRGRNPGLTTPRRWRRMEAAYEMRRDADGRLPATWEIAYGHAWGTDAQPQTHGPEGEVRVALGGVSIPRRGRGDGPRTEPGARGGGR